Proteins from a genomic interval of Zingiber officinale cultivar Zhangliang chromosome 1B, Zo_v1.1, whole genome shotgun sequence:
- the LOC122052035 gene encoding uncharacterized protein LOC122052035 isoform X2: MAVAKEIFSIREYAGKMRGVDYEKCWPFLEDREGRLLPPMPVRKFRWWADALREVRSLVEAADRVDLDKVAVDTAAVAVREGNLIEPSNTSLEGERETSAEERQGRTRHPTARAKQRTPKKRSIIELFAVAPPIRGIHEEDRQDQWRGGGKQQGAAFASHINLGVGDGIEISKRKKRSKDEPGRKMLMEKIGTKKKFKPKTKLMKKHKQVEIRATNKEEACKLNMSSPAELYKILKSKVYEKQFARMHKRLVHKQVKTATIQTLLKKHIFRLAQTSKFVPRSQEATRIPPGTTRVKKRKWSNSTKKRKKREKILDSDLVELCHDPTTSLTIGKDDTLVHDRVSLPLQLPHLETLCKIVSDVLAASSTMGSLNRYPSTTEGAQLNMIDEETQTNLNDNGLSTSTMRTSETSSDKQLGDGSVHTTANPSITKRDPMIESLDLNHPVKENLDLNCICPDSSTSMPSSSCSVDMNNLGSVNNGRLDPENGIYQEQSFSISSDHANRSHNPIGKCISISNARSALSLPRNQDNIHWLSCLGQSHLNTIAGNTHLICPEMDACNDFPKLQQAYYLAKDKLASTCSSFNPKTLVEPTSIGEPIWRNKCNEGYIGLPLNSQGELIQLHPMTRHVSCEIDKFPKPELSSLQYCPSSSHLKPQSSYIWTRGKFPFLSPNYDADQNWFLKQYNPARQVGLSDLGSVGVQALEKLKNQTYDEKAQFNHCDPAQVISSCHDCRDHIITESCFDRMKFHSDREVELGLQSDIQPTMRLMGKNVTVGSYSKECHGSTSCTNMRLYNEPVLKRWPYEDCIVQQSGSARQIPFSSIDIPSRYCCISADKLAPNCMHLGFGQDWMLNGGCSSTSGDRGFHIGLSQSPVPGQSFLNRHTVVHSRVETQSVKGQRKMFWGPYPSNLHHHMLLDSNHCKHSQGLSFSVPSNSHPTYLSQISTQASRATAIQKLPHWMQDSTSSHLHFVRYPTVYHSCNMLASGGYPHASPYPRQVVSFPSSSSHPCESYVPTSTFDPPSMTTKNFSFTSSNYGDKIRVNDGGGFSFAHNESQDHYNKGKKRFASSEEKNVETAKRSNLKLQDLNLMTSGSREQSLGQKDNPIASEVNACVSSAVDVSPPVTNNEKDNVVVSGGFVPSKSSHKRSGPVKLSAGAKHILRPNGSLDQENSRPIYSTIYFTQATSSGKDVIPKEKAAKVYRF, translated from the exons ATGGCGGTCGCGAAGGAGATCTTCTCGATTCG GGAGTACGCCGGGAAGATGAGGGGCGTCGACTATGAGAAGTGCTGGCCGTTTTTGGAGGACAGGGAAGGGCGATTGCTACCTCCGATGCCAGTTCGGAAGTTTCGGTGGTGGGCAGACGCGTTGCGGGAAGTTCGATCCCTGGTCGAGGCGGCTGATCGCGTTGATTTGGATAAGGTTGCCGTGGATACTGCTGCTGTCGCAGTACGGGAAGGTAACTTGATAGAGCCCTCTAACACCAGCCTGGAAGGAGAAAGGGAGACTTCAGCGGAGGAGCGGCAGGGTAGAACCCGACATCCTACCGCCCGGGCAAAACAAAGAACACCTAAGAAGAGGTCCATCATCGAGCTCTTTGCAGTGGCGCCCCCGATACGTGGCATACATGAGGAAGATCGCCAGGATCAATGGCGTGGTGGCGGAAAGCAGCAAGGAGCTGCCTTCGCATCACATATCAATTTGGGGGTTGGAGACGGGATTGagataagtaaaagaaagaagCGGAGTAAAGATGAACCAGGCCGGAAGATGCTGATGGAAAAGATTGGGACAAAGAAAAAGTTTAAGCCTAAGACGAAGCTGATGAAGAAACACAAGCAGGTTGAGATCCGTGCTACCAATAAG GAGGAAGCTTGTAAGCTCAACATGTCATCCCCTGCTGAGTTGTACAAAATACTGAAAAGCAAAGTGTATGAGAAGCAGTTTGCAAGGATGCATAAAAGACTTGTTCATAAACAGGTGAAGACGGCAACCATTCAAACCTTACTGAAGAAACATATTTTCAGACTTGCTCAGACTTCAAAATTTGTACCTAGAAGTCAGGAGGCGACAAGGATTCCTCCTGGAACTACTAGAGTCAAGAAGAGAAAATGGAGCAattctacaaagaaaagaaagaaaagggagaagATATTGGATAGTGATCTTGTTGAGCTTTGTCATGATCCAACCACAAGTTTGACTATTGGTAAAGATGATACTCTCGTGCATGACAGAGTTAGTTTGCCTCTGCAGTTGCCTCATTTGGAAACCCTCTGTAAAATAGTTTCTGATGTCTTGGCTGCATCATCAACTATGGGCAGTTTAAATAGATATCCTTCTACTACAGAAGGAGCTCAGTTAAACATGATCGATGAAGAAACacaaacaaacttgaatgatAATGGACTTAGTACAAGCACCATGCGAACTAGTGAAACTTCCTCAGATAAGCAACTTGGTGATGGTTCAGTTCATACTACTGCAAATCCCTCAATTACAAAGAGGGACCCCATGATTGAATCTTTGGATCTGAATCATCCAGTTAAGGAAAATTTGGATTTAAATTGCATTTGTCCAGACAGCTCCACATCAATGCCTAGTTCCAGTTGCTCAGTTGACATGAATAATCTTGGATCGGTAAATAATGGTAGGCTTGATCCAGAAAATGGTATTTATCAAGAACAAAGTTTTTCTATATCATCTGATCATGCAAACAGGTCACACAATCCTATAGGCAAGTGTATTTCAATTTCCAATGCACGTAGTGCTCTTAGTCTTCCCAGGAACCAAGATAATATCCACTGGTTATCTTGTTTAGGCCAAAGCCACTTGAACACAATTGCTGGAAATACTCATTTAATTTGCCCAGAAATGGATGCGTGCAATGATTTCCCTAAACTTCAGCAGGCATACTATCTAGCAAAAGATAAATTAGCTAGCACTTGCTCTTCATTTAATCCGAAAACTCTTGTAGAACCAACATCAATTGGAGAGCCAATTTGGAGGAACAAGTGCAACGAAGGTTATATTGGATTGCCCCTTAATTCACAGGGAGAGCTTATCCAATTGCATCCAATGACAAGGCATGTTTCATGTGAGATAGATAAGTTTCCTAAACCAGAACTGAGTTCTCTTCAATATTGTCCATCTTCTAGTCATTTGAAGCCGCAGTCTAGCTATATCTGGACTAGAGGCAAGTTTCCTTTTCTTTCACCAAACTATGATGCTGATCAGAATTGGTTCTTGAAGCAGTATAATCCTGCTAGACAAGTAGGATTATCTGACTTGGGTTCTGTTGGAGTTCAAGCTCTTGAGAAATTGAAGAATCAGACCTATGATGAAAAGGCTCAATTTAACCACTGTGATCCTGCACAAGTGATATCCTCATGTCACGATTGCAGAGACCATATTATAACTGAAAGTTGCTTTGATAGGATGAAGTTTCATTCAGATAGGGAAGTTGAGCTAGGCTTGCAATCTGACATCCAACCAACAATGCGCTTGATGGGAAAAAATGTGACAGTTGGCAGCTACAGCAAAGAATGCCATGGATCTACAAGTTGCACCAATATGAGGTTGTATAACGAACCTGTTTTGAAGAGATGGCCTTACGAGGATTGCATTGTTCAGCAATCTGGGTCAGCAAGACAAATCCCCTTTAGCTCAATAGATATCCCTTCACGCTATTGTTGCATTTCAGCAGATAAACTTGCACCTAATTGTATGCATCTTGGTTTTGGACAAGATTGGATGTTAAATGGTGGATGCTCCTCAACCAGTGGAGATCGTGGGTTTCATATTGGCCTTTCTCAAAGTCCAGTTCCCGGTCAATCATTTCTGAATAGACACACTGTGGTCCATAGTAGAGTGGAAACACAGTCTGTTAAGGGGCAAAGGAAGATGTTTTGGGGTCCATATCCCTCAAACTTACATCACCATATGCTACTAGATTCAAATCATTGCAAGCACAGTCAAGGTTTATCTTTTAGTGTTCCATCAAATTCTCATCCCACTTATCTCAGTCAAATCTCTACCCAAGCATCAAGAGCAACAGCCATACAAAAGCTTCCACATTGGATGCAAGATTCAACAAGTTCCCATCTTCATTTTGTTCGTTATCCTACAGTGTACCATTCATGCAACATGCTGGCCAGTGGTGGTTATCCCCATGCTTCCCCATATCCAAGACAAGTTGTATCTTTCCCTTCCAGCAGTTCACATCCATGTGAATCATATGTTCCCACTTCTACGTTTGATCCTCCATCAATGACAACAAAAAATTTCAGCTTCACATCCTCAAACTATGGAGACAAAATCAGAGTCAATGATGGTGGGGGATTTAGCTTTGCTCATAATGAGAGTCAAGATCATTATAACAAAGGGAAAAAGAGATTTGCTTCCTCAGAAGAGAAAAATGTAGAAACAGCAAAGAGGTCTAACCTCAAACTGCAAGACTTAAATCTTATGACATCAGGGAGCAGAGAACAGTCGCTTGGACAAAAAGATAACCCAATTGCATCAGAAGTGAATGCTTGTGTCAGTTCAGCAGTTGATGTCAGTCCTCCAGTTACAAATAATGAAAAAGATAATGTGGTAGTTTCAGGTGGGTTTGTTCCCTCAAAATCTAGCCATAAAAGATCAGGGCCTGTCAAACTTAGCGCAGGCGCAAAGCATATACTGAGGCCCAATGGAAGTTTGGATCAGGAGAATTCTCGACCAATTTATTCTACTATATATTTTACTCAAGCAACTAGTTCTGGCAAAGATGTCATTCCAAAGGAGAAAGCAGCAAAAGTCTACAGGTTTTAA
- the LOC122052035 gene encoding uncharacterized protein LOC122052035 isoform X1: MAVAKEIFSIREYAGKMRGVDYEKCWPFLEDREGRLLPPMPVRKFRWWADALREVRSLVEAADRVDLDKVAVDTAAVAVREGNLIEPSNTSLEGERETSAEERQGRTRHPTARAKQRTPKKRSIIELFAVAPPIRGIHEEDRQDQWRGGGKQQGAAFASHINLGVGDGIEISKRKKRSKDEPGRKMLMEKIGTKKKFKPKTKLMKKHKQVEIRATNKPLLTQEEACKLNMSSPAELYKILKSKVYEKQFARMHKRLVHKQVKTATIQTLLKKHIFRLAQTSKFVPRSQEATRIPPGTTRVKKRKWSNSTKKRKKREKILDSDLVELCHDPTTSLTIGKDDTLVHDRVSLPLQLPHLETLCKIVSDVLAASSTMGSLNRYPSTTEGAQLNMIDEETQTNLNDNGLSTSTMRTSETSSDKQLGDGSVHTTANPSITKRDPMIESLDLNHPVKENLDLNCICPDSSTSMPSSSCSVDMNNLGSVNNGRLDPENGIYQEQSFSISSDHANRSHNPIGKCISISNARSALSLPRNQDNIHWLSCLGQSHLNTIAGNTHLICPEMDACNDFPKLQQAYYLAKDKLASTCSSFNPKTLVEPTSIGEPIWRNKCNEGYIGLPLNSQGELIQLHPMTRHVSCEIDKFPKPELSSLQYCPSSSHLKPQSSYIWTRGKFPFLSPNYDADQNWFLKQYNPARQVGLSDLGSVGVQALEKLKNQTYDEKAQFNHCDPAQVISSCHDCRDHIITESCFDRMKFHSDREVELGLQSDIQPTMRLMGKNVTVGSYSKECHGSTSCTNMRLYNEPVLKRWPYEDCIVQQSGSARQIPFSSIDIPSRYCCISADKLAPNCMHLGFGQDWMLNGGCSSTSGDRGFHIGLSQSPVPGQSFLNRHTVVHSRVETQSVKGQRKMFWGPYPSNLHHHMLLDSNHCKHSQGLSFSVPSNSHPTYLSQISTQASRATAIQKLPHWMQDSTSSHLHFVRYPTVYHSCNMLASGGYPHASPYPRQVVSFPSSSSHPCESYVPTSTFDPPSMTTKNFSFTSSNYGDKIRVNDGGGFSFAHNESQDHYNKGKKRFASSEEKNVETAKRSNLKLQDLNLMTSGSREQSLGQKDNPIASEVNACVSSAVDVSPPVTNNEKDNVVVSGGFVPSKSSHKRSGPVKLSAGAKHILRPNGSLDQENSRPIYSTIYFTQATSSGKDVIPKEKAAKVYRF, from the exons ATGGCGGTCGCGAAGGAGATCTTCTCGATTCG GGAGTACGCCGGGAAGATGAGGGGCGTCGACTATGAGAAGTGCTGGCCGTTTTTGGAGGACAGGGAAGGGCGATTGCTACCTCCGATGCCAGTTCGGAAGTTTCGGTGGTGGGCAGACGCGTTGCGGGAAGTTCGATCCCTGGTCGAGGCGGCTGATCGCGTTGATTTGGATAAGGTTGCCGTGGATACTGCTGCTGTCGCAGTACGGGAAGGTAACTTGATAGAGCCCTCTAACACCAGCCTGGAAGGAGAAAGGGAGACTTCAGCGGAGGAGCGGCAGGGTAGAACCCGACATCCTACCGCCCGGGCAAAACAAAGAACACCTAAGAAGAGGTCCATCATCGAGCTCTTTGCAGTGGCGCCCCCGATACGTGGCATACATGAGGAAGATCGCCAGGATCAATGGCGTGGTGGCGGAAAGCAGCAAGGAGCTGCCTTCGCATCACATATCAATTTGGGGGTTGGAGACGGGATTGagataagtaaaagaaagaagCGGAGTAAAGATGAACCAGGCCGGAAGATGCTGATGGAAAAGATTGGGACAAAGAAAAAGTTTAAGCCTAAGACGAAGCTGATGAAGAAACACAAGCAGGTTGAGATCCGTGCTACCAATAAG CCCTTGCTCACCCAGGAGGAAGCTTGTAAGCTCAACATGTCATCCCCTGCTGAGTTGTACAAAATACTGAAAAGCAAAGTGTATGAGAAGCAGTTTGCAAGGATGCATAAAAGACTTGTTCATAAACAGGTGAAGACGGCAACCATTCAAACCTTACTGAAGAAACATATTTTCAGACTTGCTCAGACTTCAAAATTTGTACCTAGAAGTCAGGAGGCGACAAGGATTCCTCCTGGAACTACTAGAGTCAAGAAGAGAAAATGGAGCAattctacaaagaaaagaaagaaaagggagaagATATTGGATAGTGATCTTGTTGAGCTTTGTCATGATCCAACCACAAGTTTGACTATTGGTAAAGATGATACTCTCGTGCATGACAGAGTTAGTTTGCCTCTGCAGTTGCCTCATTTGGAAACCCTCTGTAAAATAGTTTCTGATGTCTTGGCTGCATCATCAACTATGGGCAGTTTAAATAGATATCCTTCTACTACAGAAGGAGCTCAGTTAAACATGATCGATGAAGAAACacaaacaaacttgaatgatAATGGACTTAGTACAAGCACCATGCGAACTAGTGAAACTTCCTCAGATAAGCAACTTGGTGATGGTTCAGTTCATACTACTGCAAATCCCTCAATTACAAAGAGGGACCCCATGATTGAATCTTTGGATCTGAATCATCCAGTTAAGGAAAATTTGGATTTAAATTGCATTTGTCCAGACAGCTCCACATCAATGCCTAGTTCCAGTTGCTCAGTTGACATGAATAATCTTGGATCGGTAAATAATGGTAGGCTTGATCCAGAAAATGGTATTTATCAAGAACAAAGTTTTTCTATATCATCTGATCATGCAAACAGGTCACACAATCCTATAGGCAAGTGTATTTCAATTTCCAATGCACGTAGTGCTCTTAGTCTTCCCAGGAACCAAGATAATATCCACTGGTTATCTTGTTTAGGCCAAAGCCACTTGAACACAATTGCTGGAAATACTCATTTAATTTGCCCAGAAATGGATGCGTGCAATGATTTCCCTAAACTTCAGCAGGCATACTATCTAGCAAAAGATAAATTAGCTAGCACTTGCTCTTCATTTAATCCGAAAACTCTTGTAGAACCAACATCAATTGGAGAGCCAATTTGGAGGAACAAGTGCAACGAAGGTTATATTGGATTGCCCCTTAATTCACAGGGAGAGCTTATCCAATTGCATCCAATGACAAGGCATGTTTCATGTGAGATAGATAAGTTTCCTAAACCAGAACTGAGTTCTCTTCAATATTGTCCATCTTCTAGTCATTTGAAGCCGCAGTCTAGCTATATCTGGACTAGAGGCAAGTTTCCTTTTCTTTCACCAAACTATGATGCTGATCAGAATTGGTTCTTGAAGCAGTATAATCCTGCTAGACAAGTAGGATTATCTGACTTGGGTTCTGTTGGAGTTCAAGCTCTTGAGAAATTGAAGAATCAGACCTATGATGAAAAGGCTCAATTTAACCACTGTGATCCTGCACAAGTGATATCCTCATGTCACGATTGCAGAGACCATATTATAACTGAAAGTTGCTTTGATAGGATGAAGTTTCATTCAGATAGGGAAGTTGAGCTAGGCTTGCAATCTGACATCCAACCAACAATGCGCTTGATGGGAAAAAATGTGACAGTTGGCAGCTACAGCAAAGAATGCCATGGATCTACAAGTTGCACCAATATGAGGTTGTATAACGAACCTGTTTTGAAGAGATGGCCTTACGAGGATTGCATTGTTCAGCAATCTGGGTCAGCAAGACAAATCCCCTTTAGCTCAATAGATATCCCTTCACGCTATTGTTGCATTTCAGCAGATAAACTTGCACCTAATTGTATGCATCTTGGTTTTGGACAAGATTGGATGTTAAATGGTGGATGCTCCTCAACCAGTGGAGATCGTGGGTTTCATATTGGCCTTTCTCAAAGTCCAGTTCCCGGTCAATCATTTCTGAATAGACACACTGTGGTCCATAGTAGAGTGGAAACACAGTCTGTTAAGGGGCAAAGGAAGATGTTTTGGGGTCCATATCCCTCAAACTTACATCACCATATGCTACTAGATTCAAATCATTGCAAGCACAGTCAAGGTTTATCTTTTAGTGTTCCATCAAATTCTCATCCCACTTATCTCAGTCAAATCTCTACCCAAGCATCAAGAGCAACAGCCATACAAAAGCTTCCACATTGGATGCAAGATTCAACAAGTTCCCATCTTCATTTTGTTCGTTATCCTACAGTGTACCATTCATGCAACATGCTGGCCAGTGGTGGTTATCCCCATGCTTCCCCATATCCAAGACAAGTTGTATCTTTCCCTTCCAGCAGTTCACATCCATGTGAATCATATGTTCCCACTTCTACGTTTGATCCTCCATCAATGACAACAAAAAATTTCAGCTTCACATCCTCAAACTATGGAGACAAAATCAGAGTCAATGATGGTGGGGGATTTAGCTTTGCTCATAATGAGAGTCAAGATCATTATAACAAAGGGAAAAAGAGATTTGCTTCCTCAGAAGAGAAAAATGTAGAAACAGCAAAGAGGTCTAACCTCAAACTGCAAGACTTAAATCTTATGACATCAGGGAGCAGAGAACAGTCGCTTGGACAAAAAGATAACCCAATTGCATCAGAAGTGAATGCTTGTGTCAGTTCAGCAGTTGATGTCAGTCCTCCAGTTACAAATAATGAAAAAGATAATGTGGTAGTTTCAGGTGGGTTTGTTCCCTCAAAATCTAGCCATAAAAGATCAGGGCCTGTCAAACTTAGCGCAGGCGCAAAGCATATACTGAGGCCCAATGGAAGTTTGGATCAGGAGAATTCTCGACCAATTTATTCTACTATATATTTTACTCAAGCAACTAGTTCTGGCAAAGATGTCATTCCAAAGGAGAAAGCAGCAAAAGTCTACAGGTTTTAA